One Hippocampus zosterae strain Florida chromosome 4, ASM2543408v3, whole genome shotgun sequence genomic window carries:
- the LOC127599514 gene encoding fibulin-7: MFVSVTTVITLLGFCSLHPTSGQDCSSRLEMQGSLKQIQKLLSAHEASYLQSLRNLKKKINLLQSSTGKHSVRTINSTCPKLDVPHNGRKLGKSHSVGHEVHFLCDPGFELTGTESRICQESLSWSGQQPICREVNECASIPCLNGGTCLDEVNQFSCICPKGWAGETCQSHVPTFFATVTNTSAATSPASAATTATLAADTAGSFVRPSRCNTVQGTTHCTCEPGYTIAGRDSTTCTDIDECELFHNGQAGRLCLHTCVNTAGGYRCTCPSGYNVTRDGRSCKDIDECATRQSNCSREQTCINTYGGFQCVRVDCPKNPHATYVKTSPMRCERNPCPVDNKLCSQAPNSYSYHYLAVVSNLSAPRVMFRVSALRPIGDTLRFSLLGGKQVRRHFTVQRSDRLTGQLMLSSPVQGPATLEAEVEMSELERRVQLGRYITKVTMFVSPYEF; this comes from the exons ATGTTTGTATCAGTCACGACTGTCATCACTCTGCTTGGCTTCTGTTCGCTGCATCCTACTTCTGGACAG GACTGTTCAAGCAGACTGGAGATGCAAGGATCCCTGAAACAGATCCAGAAACTTCTTTCAGCTCATGAAGCCTCTTACTTGCAGAGCCTACGCAAcctaaagaagaaaataaacctACTGCAGAGTAGCACAGGGAAGCACTCCGTGAGAACCATAAACA GTACTTGCCCAAAACTGGATGTGCCACACAATGGGAGGAAACTGGGCAAATCACACAGTGTGGGCCATGAGGTTCACTTTTTGTGTGACCCTGGCTTCGAACTTACAGGAACAGAGAGCAGAATTTGTCAGGAAAGTCTGAGCTGGAGCGGCCAGCAGCCCATATGCAGAG AAGTCAACGAGTGTGCATCAATCCCATGCCTGAATGGTGGAACGTGTTTGGATGAAGTGAACCAGTTTTCTTGCATCTGTCCTAAAGGCTGGGCTGGAGAAACCTGCCAAAGCCATGTGCCAACAT TCTTCGCCACTGTTACAAACACCTCCGCTGCCACGTCCCCAGCCTCTGCCGCCACCACTGCTACACTGGCAGCTGACACCGCTGGGTCCTTTGTGCGTCCATCACGCTGCAACACTGTGCAGGGGACCACTCACTGCACTTGTGAGCCAGGGTATACCATCGCCGGTAGAGACAGCACCACCTGCACCG ATATCGATGAATGTGAGCTGTTTCATAATGGACAAGCTGGGAGACTCTGTTTACATACGTGCGTCAACACTGCTGGAGGTTATCGGTGCACCTGTCCTTCTGGATATAATGTGACCCGCGATGGACGCAGTTGTAAag aCATTGATGAGTGTGCCACCAGACAGAGTAACTGCAGCAGGGAGCAGACATGCATTAACACATATGGAGGATTCCAGTGCGTTCGTGTGGACTGTCCAAAAAATCCTCACGCCACTTACGTCAAAACATCACCGAT GCGGTGTGAGCGTAATCCCTGCCCTGTGGATAACAAGTTGTGTTCTCAGGCTCCAAATTCTTACTCCTACCATTACCTGGCTGTCGTATCCAACCTGTCAGCTCCCCGTGTCATGTTCCGGGTTTCAGCGTTGCGCCCGATAGGTGACACGCTTCGCTTCTCTCTGCTGGGTGGGAAGCAAGTTCGGCGCCATTTCACAGTCCAGCGTTCGGATCGGCTGACAGGTCAGCTGATGCTAAGCAGCCCAGTGCAAGGCCCTGCCACTCTGGAGGCTGAGGTGGAGATGAGTGAGCTGGAGAGACGAGTCCAGCTTGGCAGGTACATAACAAAAGTCACCATGTTTGTTTCTCCATAtgagttttaa
- the kif7 gene encoding kinesin-like protein kif7, giving the protein MSPKVPSGQGKGEYSAVQVAVRVRPLLPKELLRCHESCITVDPELQRVTLGHDRHFLCDFLFEETCYQEEVYSTSVQPLIDAFFQGFNATVFAYGQTGSGKTYTIGEANISSFRDEEQGIIPRAVADVFKLLDENDLTDFSVRVSYLEVYKEEFKDLLEVETASKDIHIREDKGNIVLCGVKECVVEGLDEVLSLLESGNTARHTGATQMNPNSSRSHTIFTLYMDQRRGSLRLYGSATSGGPQMLSSKFHFVDLAGSERILRTGNTGERLKESIQINSGLLALGNVIGALGDPKRKGSHIPYRDSKITRILKDSLGGNSKTLMVACISPSSSDFDESLNTLNYAMKARNIQNRVTVNCKREPDRIEGLEQQIKALRRALENRHRSETRIISHADPNRRPRLGEGEISRLQVQEAHYRTCTDTAYRLLRELQSEGTLTAEQSLRVKEWLCSVEEERSRLTTASGPDSGIENSSTEEHLALRRERPSVNNQDSDSLEEKWSYEHDGVKDGDKDQTVVRLQAQVLHLERENTDFLAALEDAMEQYKLQSDKLQEQQDLIAELQGLLASPDVRGLGLNLCSRPHTAPISSMQQSQNGASQVDDQDVSLHEEHKTSSGAEIQGIDEDGVQCNHPRIRQRQVNQTWTKKDMLLGGRAVSRRAQASHLPEPDLRLNPARKASNSSVAETSVRDAMRGFESVSESGLLQAQQKIRELSITIRMKEELIKELVKTGKDAQSLNRQYSHKITALESEAVQARQELHEAQRQLQELERQEREISATDKTRAQECQRKILAAQSKVQVLSQRHRDTAHLANLPAQSERRVLELERSVQSMRQQQELLQKRLRQESQQKRRLETEMQRRTHRVKELEIKNEQQQKILKIKTEEIAAFQRQRRSGSNGSVISLEEQQKIEEQKRWLDEEMERVLDQRRGLEDLEGELTKREEILAKKEALLQERSDLETKRLRSSQALSKDLVTLTGRIETLEHELSERNGLLRSSSAQDSQQIRQEISNLRQEKDSLLKQRVELDDKLRQGNLLSPEEERTLFQLDEAIEALDAAIEYKNEAITQRQRQLRASASMLSQWEMNLMDKLSYLTASETRALLCKYFDKVVSLREEERKLQLTLAELEMQLDEQQRLVQWLENALDRTQLDTDRRLTQQQKEHERSVQLLIQQCREQMDEGLAGRQRQYEGWILGLSKELNHYKAANLELSNKLRELSVSASQPKEQLKVLPCNSKTQAVNNVENHGGRGTPMSEKPPKSREEMRELVNAPLPSIWRRSSLPTEEPAVMEELWLRTASDGPMNRVVQTGLNSSSVPILPPATKSRRESRRSSLHVSPLNSNNVFIDFRKNLA; this is encoded by the exons ATGTCTCCCAAAGTGCCAAGCGGCCAAGGCAAAGGGGAATATTCGGCAGTTCAAGTCGCAGTCCGAGTGCGTCCGCTGCTGCCTAAGGAGCTTCTCCGCTGTCATGAGAGCTGCATCACTGTGGACCCCGAACTACAGAGGGTCACCCTGGGTCATGACAGACACTTTCTTTGCGACTTCCTATTCGAGGAAACCTGCTACCAAGAGGAGGTTTATTCTACGTCCGTCCAGCCGCTTATTGATGCTTTCTTCCAAGGTTTTAATGCAACAGTCTTTGCTTATGGTCAGACAGGCTCGGGCAAGACTTACACCATTGGAGAAGCTAATATCT CATCATTTCGAGATGAGGAGCAGGGCATCATCCCCCGGGCGGTTGCAGATGTATTCAAGCTGCTGGATGAAAACGACCTCACGGATTTCTCTGTCCGAGTGTCCTATTTGGAGGTTTACAAAGAAGAATTCAAGGACTTATTGGAGGTGGAAACTGCAAGCAAGGACATCCACATTCGGGAAGACAAGGGCAACATTG TGCTCTGTGGGGTTAAGGAGTGTGTAGTGGAGGGTCTCGATGAGGTGttgagtttactggaatcggGAAACACGGCCAGACACACTGGCGCAACCCAAATGAATCCAAACTCCAGCCGCTCGCACACCATTTTCACCTTGTACATGGATCAGCGGCGGGGAAGTTTGCGTCTCTACGGGAGTGCCACAAGTGGCGGACCCCAAATGTTGTCTTCCAAGTTCCATTTTGTGGACTTGGCCGGCTCCGAGCGCATCTTGAGAACAGGCAACACTGGAGAAAGACTGAAGGAGAGCATACAGATTAACAGCGGTCTTCTTGCCCTTGGAAATGTtatcggagcactcggggacCCCAAAAGGAAAGGCTCTCACATTCCGTACAGAGATTCAAAAATCACAAG GATCCTAAAAGACTCTTTGGGAGGGAATTCCAAAACCCTGATGGTAGCCTGCATCAGCCCATCATCGTCAGACTTTGACGAAAGCCTAAATACACTAAACTATGCCATGAAGGCCCGCAATATTCAGAATCGGGTCACAGTCAACTGCAAGCGGGAGCCCGATCGCATCGAAGGCCTGGAGCAACAAATCAAGGCCCTTCGTCGAGCCCTGGAAAACCGCCATCGCTCAGAGACACGCATCATTTCTCACGCCGATCCCAACAGGAGGCCGCGACTTGGCGAAGGAGAGATCAGCCGACTGCAAGTGCAGGAAGCCCACTATCGAACCTGTACTGACACTGCTTACAG ATTGCTACGCGAGCTGCAAAGTGAAGGAACGCTGACTGCCGAACAGAGTCTGAGAGTGAAAGAGTGGCTCTGCTCTGTGGAGGAGGAACGTAGTCGTCTGACGACCGCATCTGGACCGGATAGCGGTATTGAGAACAGTTCTACAGAAGAACATCTCGCTTTAAGAAGGGAAAGGCCTTCTGTCAACAACCAG GATTCCGATTCTTTGGAGGAGAAGTGGAGCTATGAGCATGACGGCGTGAAGGACGGCGACAAGGATCAAACTGTGGTCAGGCTACAAGCGCAGGTGCTGCATCTGGAGAGAGAGAATACAGACTTCCTGGCAGCTCTGGAGGATGCTATGGAGCAATACAAGCTGCAG AGTGATAAGCTACAAGAGCAACAGGACCTGATTGCAGAGTTGCAGGGTCTGCTAGCCAGTCCCGACGTACGCGGCTTGGGCCTCAATTTGTGCTCGCGGCCTCACACTGCCCCGATTAGCTCCATGCAGCAAAGCCAAAACGGAGCTTCACAG GTTGATGATCAGGATGTTTCTCTCCATGAGGAGCATAAGACCTCAAGTGGAGCAGAAATTCAAGGGATCGATGAAGACGGCGTGCAGTGTAACCATCCCAGAATAAGACAAAG GCAGGTGAACCAGACCTGGACCAAGAAGGACATGCTCTTGGGTGGACGAGCTGTCAGTAGAAGAGCACAAGCATCTCATCTACCCGAGCCCGACCTACGTCTCAACCCAGCCAGAAAAGCAT CCAACTCCAGTGTGGCTGAGACATCTGTACGCGATGCCATGAGGGGCTTTGAAAGTGTTTCAGAATCGGGCCTTCTTCAGGCCCAACAGAAGATAAGGGAACTGTCAATCACTATCCGCATGAAGGAAGAGCTCATCAAGGAGTTGGTCAAAACAG GCAAGGATGCACAGTCCCTGAACAGGCAGTACAGTCACAAGATCACAGCTCTGGAAAGCGAAGCTGTCCAGGCACGTCAGGAACTGCACGAGGCCCAAAGGCAACTTCAGGAGTTGGAGAGGCAGGAGAGAGAGATCAGTGCCACAGACAAGACCAGAGCTCAGGAGTGTCAACGGAAAATTTTGGCTGCTCAGAGCAAAGTTCAG GTTCTCAGTCAACGTCACAGGGATACGGCCCATCTGGCTAATCTGCCGGCGCAAAGCGAGCGCCGGGTGCTCGAGCTGGAGCGCAGCGTTCAGTCAATGAGGCAACAACAGGAGCTATTGCAGAAGCGACTGCGCCAGGAAAGTCAGCAGAAACGTCGCCTGGAAACCGAGATGCAGCGCCGAACTCACAGAGtcaag GAACTTGAAATAAAGAATGAGCAACAGCAAAAGATTCTGAAGATCAAGACAGAAGAGATCGCCGCCTTCCAGAGGCAGAGACGCAGCGGCAGTAACGGTTCTGTCATCTCACTGGAGGAGCAACAG AAAATAGAGGAGCAGAAACGATGGCTGGATGAGGAAATGGAGCGTGTACTGGACCAGAGACGAGGGCTTGAAGATCTGGAAGGCGAGCTCACGAAACGAGAAGAAATCCTGGCCAAGAAAGAAGCCCTGTTACAGGAGCGTAGTGATCTGGAGACAAAGAGGCTCCGTTCCAGTCAG GCGCTGAGTAAGGATCTGGTGACTCTAACAGGACGCATCGAGACCCTTGAGCACGAGTTGAGCGAGCGGAACGGCCTGCTTCGCAGCAGCAGCGCTCAGGACTCCCAACAGATTCGGCAAGAAATTTCCAACCTGCGTCAAGAGAAAGATTCTTTGCTGAAACAAAGAGTGGAACTGGATGATAAGTTGCGCCAGGGAAATCTGCTCTCACCTGAG GAGGAGCGAACCCTCTTCCAGTTGGATGAGGCCATTGAAGCTCTGGATGCTGCCATCGAGTACAAGAACGAGGCCATCACTCAAAGGCAGAGGCAGCTCCGGGCCTCCGCTAGCATGCTGTCACAATGGGAGATGAATCTCATGGACAAACTCAGCTATTTGACTGCCTCCGAGACCAGAGCTCTCCTGTGCAAATACTTTGACAAG GTGGTGTCCCTGCGCGAGGAGGAGCGTAAGCTACAACTCACGCTCGCCGAGCTGGAAATGCAGCTGGACGAACAGCAGCGGCTGGTACAGTGGCTGGAGAACGCTCTGGATCGCACGCAGCTCGACACCGACCGTCGGCTCACACAGCAGCAGAAGGAGCACGAGAGGAGCGTGCAGCTCTTAATACAGCAGTGTCGAG AGCAAATGGACGAGGGCCTGGCAGGAAGGCAGCGGCAGTACGAAGGATGGATCCTCGGCCTCAGCAAGGAGCTTAACCACTATAAGGCAGCAAATCTGGAACTGAGCAATAAACTGAGGGAATTGAGCGTCTCTGCCAGCCAGCCAAAGGAGCAGCTCAAAG TGCTCCCATGTAACAGTAAAACACAAGCTGTCAATAACGTGGAGAACCACGGGGGAAGAGGAACACCAATGAGTGAAAAACCTCCAAAGTCTAGAGAGGAAATGCGGGAGCTTGTGAATGCCCCTCTTCCATCCATATGGAGGCGCTCTTCTCTCCCCACCGAGGAGCCCGCGGTGATGGAGGAGCTGTGGCTTCGAACGGCTTCAGACGGTCCCATGAACCGTGTTGTCCAAACCGGGCTGAATTCGTCCAGCGTTCCGATATTGCCCCCCGCTACAAAGTCTCGGAGGGAGTCCCGCCGGAGCAGCCTTCATGTTAGCCCGCTCAATTCAAACAATGTTTTCATAGATTTCAGGAAGAATCTTGCCTGA